In Curtobacterium sp. MCPF17_002, one genomic interval encodes:
- a CDS encoding MarR family winged helix-turn-helix transcriptional regulator, whose amino-acid sequence MDESRRTEKAIAVAAWEALFRAQVTVMRALNAEFPADEISFNEYDVCFNLSTQPGRRCRMRELTGHLLLTQPSVSRLVDRLTTRGIVEKQPDPTDARGVIVALTAHGFDVYRSVAVQHAQTIADQVGAGLDDAELRTLTELCTKLRTAAASTPTRRTESRGAVTPDPATV is encoded by the coding sequence GTGGACGAGTCACGACGCACCGAGAAGGCGATCGCCGTCGCGGCGTGGGAAGCGCTCTTCCGCGCGCAGGTGACCGTGATGCGGGCGCTCAACGCCGAGTTCCCCGCCGACGAGATCTCCTTCAACGAGTACGACGTCTGCTTCAACCTGTCGACCCAGCCCGGCCGCCGGTGCCGGATGCGCGAGCTCACCGGGCATCTGCTCCTCACGCAGCCGAGCGTCAGCCGCCTCGTCGACCGGCTCACCACGCGCGGGATCGTCGAGAAGCAGCCGGACCCGACCGACGCCCGCGGGGTCATCGTCGCGCTCACGGCCCACGGCTTCGACGTGTACCGGTCCGTCGCCGTGCAGCACGCCCAGACCATCGCCGACCAGGTCGGTGCCGGGCTCGACGACGCCGAGCTCCGCACCCTGACCGAGCTCTGCACGAAGCTCCGCACGGCCGCGGCGTCGACGCCCACACGCCGCACCGAGTCGCGGGGAGCCGTCACCCCGGACCCGGCGACGGTGTGA
- a CDS encoding deoxyribodipyrimidine photo-lyase: protein MTGALVWLRDDLRLADNPALRAAVDHGGAVTVVYVLDDESPGIRPIGAASRWWLHHSLRALDTELRDRGSRLVLRRGPAAQEISRLVADTGADAVFWNRRYGAVERDLDAGIKSSLTDAGTEAHSFAANLLWEPWTILNGQGEPYKVFTPFWRAVQAMPEPRHPLPSPSDLPAPAEVASVGLDTWALLPTRPDWAGGLRDAWQPGEDGAHLRLEQFVDDALEDYDRRDEPSMQATSGLSPHLRWGEVSPYQVWHRLHDRLEPEQRQHASAFLRQLAWREFNWNEYFHCEDIATVNVRREFDAFPWREPDEHEIDRWRQGDTGFDLVDAGMRELWHTGAMHNRVRLAAGSFLVKNLLVDWRVGEQWFWDTLVDADPANNAANWQWVAGSGFDAAPYFRVFNPDRQLERFDPHREYVHRWVPSDELRPEPMVDLKATRQRALDAYERMRRS from the coding sequence GTGACCGGCGCGCTGGTCTGGCTCCGCGACGACCTGCGGCTGGCCGACAACCCCGCGCTGCGTGCCGCGGTGGACCACGGCGGTGCCGTCACCGTCGTGTACGTCCTCGACGACGAGTCGCCGGGGATCCGGCCGATCGGTGCGGCGAGCCGCTGGTGGCTGCACCACTCCCTGCGCGCACTCGACACCGAGCTCCGCGACCGTGGTTCCCGCCTGGTGCTGCGGCGCGGTCCGGCCGCGCAGGAGATCAGCCGGCTCGTCGCCGACACCGGTGCCGATGCCGTCTTCTGGAACCGTCGCTACGGCGCGGTCGAGCGCGACCTCGACGCCGGGATCAAGTCGTCCCTGACCGACGCCGGGACCGAGGCCCACAGCTTCGCGGCGAACCTGCTCTGGGAACCGTGGACGATCCTGAACGGACAGGGTGAGCCGTACAAGGTCTTCACGCCGTTCTGGCGAGCGGTGCAGGCGATGCCCGAACCCCGACACCCGCTGCCGTCGCCGAGCGACCTGCCGGCACCCGCCGAGGTCGCGAGCGTCGGCCTCGACACCTGGGCACTGCTGCCGACACGACCGGACTGGGCCGGCGGACTCCGTGATGCGTGGCAGCCCGGCGAGGACGGCGCGCACCTCCGGCTCGAGCAGTTCGTGGACGACGCGCTCGAGGACTACGACCGTCGCGACGAACCGTCGATGCAGGCCACCAGCGGGCTCTCCCCACACCTGCGATGGGGCGAGGTCAGCCCGTACCAGGTCTGGCACCGCCTGCACGATCGACTCGAACCCGAGCAGCGACAGCACGCCTCGGCGTTCCTCCGGCAGCTGGCGTGGCGCGAGTTCAACTGGAACGAGTACTTCCACTGCGAGGACATCGCGACGGTCAACGTGCGCCGCGAGTTCGACGCCTTCCCGTGGCGCGAACCGGACGAGCACGAGATCGACCGGTGGCGGCAGGGCGACACCGGCTTCGACCTCGTCGACGCCGGCATGCGCGAGCTCTGGCACACCGGTGCGATGCACAACCGGGTGCGCCTGGCCGCCGGCAGCTTCCTGGTGAAGAACCTGCTGGTCGACTGGCGGGTGGGTGAGCAGTGGTTCTGGGACACACTCGTCGACGCCGACCCCGCGAACAACGCCGCCAACTGGCAGTGGGTCGCCGGGTCGGGCTTCGACGCCGCCCCCTACTTCCGCGTGTTCAACCCGGACCGGCAGCTCGAACGATTCGACCCGCACCGCGAGTACGTCCACCGGTGGGTGCCGTCCGACGAACTCCGCCCCGAGCCGATGGTCGACCTCAAGGCGACCCGGCAGCGCGCGCTCGACGCCTACGAGCGGATGCGCCGATCGTGA
- a CDS encoding serine hydrolase domain-containing protein, producing the protein MSAVDDRVFAEVDAVFRARVERGTAPSSVWGVFDRHGLVASGGHGDRGDGRAPDERTVYRIASCTKSVTAATLLALVAAGRVQLDAPVTDFVPAFAEVDLPTSDSPVPTLRMLLTMAAGFPTDDPWADRQESISDAELDAVLRDGLLFDSVPGTRFAYSNLGYALLGRVIAVVAGAPYPDVATATVLRPLGLEDTVFRAADSRGFVVTGVRPHAGAWEPLPLTGPGAFSPIGGLFSTVADLARWGRHLASAYSAVPVGGTEEHPDEQPEPGPVSPADRRLMQQAMRVVPAAVVPGSARPTAYGFGLFVEQDPAFGELVSHSGGYPGFSAHMRWSVRDGLGVVAFENATQAKVSAAADRALDLVLAAQAPRTGRTLSAARAAQVAVTRLLADWSDDLADATCTPNVAMDVPYERRRRAIAEAVATVGADLAAAPVAEQSSAPTHLRWWLPGTAGRLRVDIRLAPLAAGRVQTLTVVAEPSER; encoded by the coding sequence GTGAGCGCAGTCGACGACCGGGTGTTCGCCGAGGTCGACGCGGTGTTCCGGGCGCGGGTCGAGCGCGGGACCGCCCCGAGCAGCGTGTGGGGCGTGTTCGACCGGCACGGGCTGGTGGCGTCCGGCGGGCACGGTGACCGCGGAGACGGACGCGCGCCCGACGAACGGACGGTGTACCGGATCGCCTCGTGCACGAAGAGCGTCACGGCCGCGACGCTGCTCGCGCTGGTCGCGGCGGGTCGAGTGCAGCTCGACGCTCCCGTGACCGACTTCGTGCCCGCGTTCGCCGAGGTCGACCTGCCGACGTCGGACTCCCCCGTGCCGACGCTGCGGATGCTCCTGACGATGGCGGCCGGGTTCCCCACCGACGACCCGTGGGCGGACCGGCAGGAGTCGATCTCCGACGCCGAGCTCGACGCCGTCCTCCGCGACGGCCTGCTGTTCGACTCGGTGCCCGGTACCCGCTTCGCCTACTCGAACCTCGGGTACGCGCTCCTCGGCCGGGTGATCGCCGTCGTCGCGGGAGCGCCCTACCCGGACGTCGCGACCGCCACGGTCCTCCGCCCGCTCGGGCTCGAGGACACGGTCTTCCGTGCCGCGGACTCACGGGGCTTCGTGGTGACGGGGGTCCGTCCGCACGCTGGCGCCTGGGAGCCGCTGCCGCTCACCGGCCCCGGCGCGTTCTCGCCGATCGGCGGGCTGTTCTCCACCGTCGCGGACCTCGCTCGGTGGGGCCGGCACCTCGCGTCGGCGTACTCCGCCGTGCCAGTCGGAGGCACGGAGGAACACCCGGACGAGCAGCCGGAGCCCGGGCCGGTCTCCCCCGCCGACCGTCGGCTCATGCAGCAGGCGATGCGCGTCGTCCCCGCCGCCGTCGTGCCGGGTTCGGCGCGGCCCACCGCCTACGGCTTCGGGCTCTTCGTCGAGCAGGACCCGGCGTTCGGCGAACTGGTCTCGCACTCCGGCGGCTACCCGGGCTTCTCGGCACACATGCGGTGGTCGGTGCGGGACGGCCTCGGCGTCGTCGCGTTCGAGAACGCCACCCAGGCCAAGGTCTCGGCAGCAGCCGACCGGGCACTGGACCTCGTCCTCGCCGCGCAGGCACCGCGAACTGGACGCACCCTGTCGGCGGCGCGAGCCGCGCAGGTCGCCGTGACGCGCCTCCTGGCCGACTGGAGCGACGACCTGGCGGACGCGACCTGCACGCCGAACGTGGCGATGGACGTGCCGTACGAGCGCCGACGCCGGGCGATCGCCGAGGCGGTCGCGACCGTCGGGGCCGACCTGGCGGCAGCACCCGTCGCGGAGCAGTCCTCGGCCCCGACGCACCTGCGGTGGTGGTTGCCGGGCACGGCGGGACGGCTCCGCGTCGACATCCGACTGGCACCGCTCGCGGCCGGACGCGTCCAGACCCTCACCGTGGTCGCCGAACCCAGCGAGCGCTGA
- a CDS encoding PfkB family carbohydrate kinase, with protein MSTPSERSAAPSRPGTTRAGRAVAGRRRGAGKRFLVVGDVLDGVLVQTTAAAVGVHDPAAVIRHRPVGAAGNTATWLGWLGAEVDLVARVGVDDVYRHERALGDAGVRAHIRYDARTTTGAVVSVRNDVGRTAMSDPAASGALTAEDVPVELVDSADIVHLTGAAMLGGGGAERIASLVAHARSGSARVSLDPSSTAVVQAVGAEAFLAALVGVDVLFPSEDEALALTGAATVADAVRALTERVPLVVVTRAHDGVLVGRPGRTPQRVPVTPATVVDTLGAGDAFAAGFLRAWATDPVRVGAAAREGTRVAARALGFVGGRPPV; from the coding sequence ATGTCCACTCCGTCCGAGCGCTCCGCCGCCCCGTCACGTCCCGGCACGACCCGCGCCGGACGTGCGGTCGCCGGACGCCGTCGCGGGGCGGGGAAACGCTTCCTGGTCGTCGGCGACGTCCTCGACGGAGTCCTCGTGCAGACCACCGCAGCGGCGGTCGGCGTGCACGACCCGGCCGCCGTGATCCGACACCGCCCCGTCGGCGCAGCCGGCAACACCGCCACCTGGCTCGGCTGGCTCGGTGCCGAGGTGGACCTCGTCGCCCGTGTCGGGGTCGACGACGTGTACCGGCACGAGCGGGCGCTCGGCGACGCCGGCGTCCGCGCCCACATCCGCTACGACGCGCGGACCACCACCGGGGCCGTCGTGTCCGTCCGCAACGACGTGGGCCGCACGGCGATGTCGGACCCCGCGGCGAGCGGCGCGCTGACCGCGGAGGACGTCCCGGTGGAACTCGTCGACAGCGCCGACATCGTGCACCTCACCGGCGCGGCGATGCTCGGCGGTGGAGGTGCCGAACGCATCGCATCACTCGTCGCACACGCTCGCTCGGGGTCCGCGCGTGTCTCGCTCGACCCGTCCTCCACGGCGGTGGTGCAGGCGGTCGGGGCCGAGGCCTTCCTCGCCGCCCTCGTCGGCGTCGACGTGCTCTTCCCGAGCGAGGACGAGGCGCTCGCACTGACCGGAGCGGCCACCGTCGCCGACGCCGTTCGGGCGCTCACCGAGCGGGTCCCACTCGTGGTCGTCACGCGAGCGCACGACGGCGTGCTCGTCGGACGTCCGGGGCGGACCCCGCAGCGGGTCCCCGTCACGCCGGCGACCGTCGTGGACACGCTCGGCGCGGGCGACGCGTTCGCCGCCGGCTTCCTGCGCGCGTGGGCCACCGATCCGGTGCGGGTCGGAGCGGCTGCGCGGGAGGGCACCCGCGTCGCCGCACGGGCGCTCGGCTTCGTCGGTGGGCGCCCGCCGGTCTGA
- a CDS encoding TetR/AcrR family transcriptional regulator, translating to MPRKPDPTLKPAIVAKVAQHLQDTKIEDVSVRSLGRVLGTSAYPIVYHFGSRESLIQAVVDHLSSTVSTTPLDPAADDAALSEYLVAVFGGLDDPERALAARLTFELGSVESLDGRDRERTFHRAQIAAIAAWCSARGAHPADAERVARDAVLSARGVQWGAVVDRARSDVDAELRRIAGGLVAAVGVATV from the coding sequence ATGCCCAGGAAGCCCGATCCGACCCTCAAGCCCGCGATCGTCGCCAAGGTCGCCCAGCACCTCCAGGACACCAAGATCGAGGACGTTTCCGTCCGCAGCCTCGGCCGCGTGCTCGGCACCAGCGCGTACCCGATCGTCTACCACTTCGGCTCGCGCGAATCCCTCATCCAGGCCGTCGTCGACCACCTGTCCAGCACGGTGTCGACCACGCCGCTCGACCCTGCCGCCGACGACGCCGCCCTCTCCGAGTACCTCGTCGCCGTGTTCGGCGGCCTCGACGACCCCGAGCGTGCACTCGCCGCGCGCCTCACCTTCGAGCTCGGCTCGGTGGAGTCGCTCGACGGCCGCGACCGTGAGCGCACCTTCCACCGTGCCCAGATCGCTGCCATCGCAGCGTGGTGCTCGGCCCGCGGGGCCCACCCGGCCGACGCCGAGCGGGTCGCGCGTGACGCCGTCCTGTCGGCACGCGGTGTGCAGTGGGGCGCGGTCGTGGACCGTGCGCGCAGTGACGTCGACGCCGAGCTCCGCAGGATCGCGGGCGGCCTGGTCGCCGCCGTCGGCGTCGCGACGGTCTGA
- a CDS encoding superoxide dismutase, producing the protein MAEYTLPELPYDYAALEPHISGKIMQLHHDKHHQTYVTGANTALQQLGEARESGNFGAINKLEKDLAFHLGGHVNHSIFWTNLGPDTKVPEGELAAAIDEFFGSFEKFQAQFSAVANGIQGSGWSVLAWDTVGQKLTTFQLFDQQGNIPFGLVPIFMLDMWEHAFYLDYLNVKADYVKAVWNIVDWENVAARFANAKSQSFVTL; encoded by the coding sequence ATGGCTGAGTACACCCTGCCGGAGCTGCCGTACGACTACGCCGCGCTCGAGCCGCACATCAGCGGCAAGATCATGCAGCTGCACCACGACAAGCACCACCAGACCTACGTGACGGGTGCGAACACCGCGCTCCAGCAGCTCGGCGAGGCCCGCGAGTCCGGCAACTTCGGTGCCATCAACAAGCTCGAGAAGGACCTCGCGTTCCACCTCGGTGGCCACGTCAACCACTCGATCTTCTGGACCAACCTCGGCCCGGACACCAAGGTCCCGGAGGGCGAGCTCGCCGCCGCGATCGACGAGTTCTTCGGCTCGTTCGAGAAGTTCCAGGCCCAGTTCTCCGCCGTCGCGAACGGCATCCAGGGCTCCGGCTGGTCCGTCCTGGCCTGGGACACCGTCGGCCAGAAGCTGACCACGTTCCAGCTGTTCGACCAGCAGGGCAACATCCCGTTCGGGCTCGTCCCGATCTTCATGCTCGACATGTGGGAGCACGCCTTCTACCTCGACTACCTCAACGTCAAGGCGGACTACGTCAAGGCCGTGTGGAACATCGTCGACTGGGAGAACGTCGCCGCGCGCTTCGCGAACGCGAAGTCGCAGAGCTTCGTCACGCTCTGA
- a CDS encoding flavin reductase family protein, producing MPDEAPANIADAYKAAFRGHPAGVAVITAEGPDGPTGLTASSVASVAIDPPVLVFSLSTNSGSAGVVLGAPLFVVHLVDSLGVALAKRFASTGSPAADDPIWGTLPSGDRYLPSAASALRCRPLSTTPIGSSTVVVAEVLDIVVGLEHGEPLVYHNREFHSLTDRSRLS from the coding sequence ATGCCCGACGAAGCACCGGCGAACATCGCGGACGCGTACAAGGCCGCCTTCCGGGGACACCCCGCCGGCGTCGCCGTCATCACCGCCGAGGGACCCGACGGCCCCACCGGTCTCACGGCCTCGAGCGTCGCGAGCGTCGCGATCGACCCGCCCGTGCTCGTGTTCTCGTTGTCCACCAACTCCGGGTCCGCCGGCGTCGTGCTCGGCGCCCCGCTGTTCGTCGTGCACCTGGTCGACTCCCTCGGGGTCGCCCTCGCCAAGCGCTTCGCCTCGACGGGCAGCCCCGCGGCCGACGACCCGATCTGGGGCACGCTGCCCTCCGGCGACCGCTACCTGCCGAGCGCCGCCAGCGCCCTCCGCTGCCGCCCCCTGTCGACGACGCCGATCGGTTCGTCCACCGTCGTCGTCGCCGAGGTCCTCGACATCGTCGTCGGCCTCGAGCACGGCGAACCGCTGGTCTACCACAACCGGGAATTCCACTCCCTCACTGATCGTTCCCGGCTCTCGTGA